Proteins co-encoded in one Papaver somniferum cultivar HN1 chromosome 5, ASM357369v1, whole genome shotgun sequence genomic window:
- the LOC113282135 gene encoding auxin efflux carrier component 3-like — translation MISWKDLYTVLTAVVPLYVAMILAYGSVRWWKIFTPDQCSGINRFVAVFAVPLLSFHFISSNNPYEMNFRFVAADTLQKIIMLVVLGIWTKFTKNGSLEWMITIFSLSTLPNTLVMGIPLLIAMYGDFSGSLMVQVVVLQCIIWYTLLLFLFEYRGAKMLIMEQFPETAASIVSFKIDSDVVSLDGRGFLETDAEIGDDGKLHVTVRKSNASRRSLMTPRPSNLTGAEIYSLSSSRNQTPRGSNFNNSDFYSMMGCQGFPARQSNFNQNDLFAAQSSSRGPTPRPSNFEEQYANGVSSSRYGGHYPAPVPVAPASNSYPTPNPEISCITTAAKNHVSNTNKNQNQMQQITTATAPAAIPAAAAAATDAQISQTSNNVVSKTGNHHDAKELHMFVWSSSASPVSEVGGLHVFGGTDFGASDQSGRSDNGAKEIRMLVPDHPQNGPKKGHTGNEEFGGDEFTFVGDEEDREKEGLGGHLTKLGSSSTAELHPKAGGGGMSESGGVKQMPPASVMSRLILIMVWRKLIRNPNTYSSLIGLIWSLVAYRWHVAMPKLIEKSISILSDAGLGMAMFSLGLFMALQPKIIACGNSVATFAMAVRFLTGPAVMAAASIAVGLRGVLLHVAIVQAALPQGIVPFVFAKEYNVHPQILSTGVIFGMLIALPITLVYYIILGL, via the exons atgattTCATGGAAAGATCTGTACACGGTTTTAACAGCCGTGGTTCCACTATACGTAGCTATGATATTAGCTTATGGTTCAGTGCGATGGTGGAAGATTTTTACACCAGATCAATGTTCAGGGATAAACCGTTTCGTAGCAGTATTTGCAGTTCCTCTTCTTTCATTCCACTTCATTTCGTCAAACAATCCTTACgaaatgaacttccgatttgTTGCTGCTGATACGTTACAGAAGATTATTATGCTTGTGGTTCTTGGAATTTGGACAAAATTCACAAAGAATGGTAGTCTTGAATGGATGATTACAATATTTTCATTGAGTACACTGCCGAATACTCTAGTTATGGGAATTCCTTTGTTAATCGCTATGTATGGTGATTTCTCTGGTAGTCTAATGGTTCAAGTTGTTGTTCTACAGTGTATAATTTGGTATACGCTGCTACTCTTCTTATTCGAATACCGTGGTGCCAAAATGTTGATTATGGAACAATTCCCTGAAACTGCAGCTTCAATTGTTTCATTTAAAATCGACTCCGATGTTGTTTCGCTCGACGGTCGTGGATTTTTAGAAACTGATGCGGAAATTGGCGATGATGGAAAGCTTCATGTTACTGTAAGAAAATCAAATGCTTCAAGAAGATCATTAATGACACCAAGACCTTCAAATTTGACTGGTGCTGAAATCTATAGTTTAAGTTCTTCGAGAAATCAAACACCGCGAGGATCTAATTTTAACAATTCTGATTTCTATTCTATGATGGGTTGTCAAGGATTTCCTGCTAGACAATCAAATTTTAATCAAAATGATTTATTTGCTGCTCAATCTTCATCAAGAGGTCCAACTCCAAGACCATCAAATTTTGAAGAACAGTATGCTAACGGTGTTAGTTCATCAAGGTACGGTGGTCATTATCCAGCACCTGTTCCTGTCGCGCCAGCATCTAATTCTTATCCTACACCTAATCCAGAGATTTCTTGTATCACTACTGCCGCTAAAAATCACGTTTCGAATACGAATAAGAACCAAAATCAAATGCAGCAAATTACTACTGCTACTGCTCCTGCTGCAATCCCAGCAGCAGCAGCCGCAGCAACAGACGCGCAGATATCTCAGACAAGTAATAACGTTGTGAGTAAAACAGGAAATCATCATGATGCAAAAGAACTTCACATGTTTGTATGGAGTTCAAGTGCTTCACCGGTATCTGAAGTCGGTGGGTTACATGTGTTCGGCGGTACTGATTTCGGTGCATCAGATCAGTCTGGACGCTCTGATAATGGCGCCAAAGAAATCCGGATGTTAGTTCCTGATCATCCTCAAAATGGGCCGAAAAAag gGCATACGGGAAATGAGGAATTTGGAGGGGACGAATTCACTTTTGTAGGGGACGAAGAAGACAGGGAAAAAGAAGGATTAGGAGGTCATTTAACAAAATTAGGCTCAAGTTCAACGGCTGAATTACATCCAAAAGCCGGTGGGGGAGGAATGTCAGAATCAGGCGGCGTAAAGCAGATGCCTCCGGCAAGCGTTATGTCTCGTCTCATCTTAATCATGGTCTGGCGTAAACTTATCCGCAATCCAAACACCTATTCTAGCCTTATCGGTCTCATCTGGTCCCTGGTCGCCTACAG GTGGCATGTGGCAATGCCGAAATTAATCGAGAAATCTATATCGATATTATCTGATGCTGGTTTAGGAATGGCTATGTTCAGTTTAG GTCTTTTTATGGCTTTGCAACCAAAGATAATTGCTTGTGGGAACTCAGTAGCGACATTTGCAATGGCTGTTAGATTCTTAACCGGTCCGGCAGTAATGGCTGCAGCTTCCATTGCCGTCGGATTACGCGGTGTTCTTCTTCACGTGGCGATCGTACAG GCTGCACTTCCTCAAGGAATTGTTCCATTTGTGTTCGCGAAAGAATATAATGTTCATCCACAAATTCTTAGTACTGG GGTTATTTTTGGTATGCTAATAGCATTGCCCATTACATTGGTGTACTATATAATTCTTGGATTATGA